Below is a genomic region from Brassica oleracea var. oleracea cultivar TO1000 chromosome C9, BOL, whole genome shotgun sequence.
ATGTGACGATTGTATTGATTGGGGTTATGGTATATGTGGGTGATGTATATGTGGGAAGTGTAGATAGGTTAGAGAAAGACATAAGGCCTATGTGTGCCAGTGTAACATGGTGGAATGATGTATATATATGTCTAGGGCGTTACACCGTTTCTTGTTGGATCATGTGGCAATCGCGTGAGTTGGCATGATTCATCGCCGGAGTGGGCATGCGGCGTGCCTGTGTGAAGTTAAGAATGTAGTAGCATCACGTGGAGACAGCGTGATGTGGCGTGAACATGTGAATATAGTCACACTGATCACGTGGAGACAGCGTGAGGTGGCGTGATCGTGTTAGTGTGGTGGCGCGGATCACGTGGAGACAGCGTGATGTGGTGTGATCGCATCAAGGCGTGGAACTCACAGATTCAGTGTGATGTGGTGAGTTCTCACGTGACAACATGAGAGGCGTGGAGACAACGTGATGTGGCGTTAGTCTCATGTTGGCACCGTCGGGGTTTATCCTCGTTTCTTGTTGATTGATATTGCTTTACTGGATGTTCTAGGTAGAGCTTTTGTTATGTTGTGTGGTGAATGTCGGGTGATTGATTTCGGGGATCCTGGAGTTTCCCTCACTGAGCTTTTTTCGAAATGATTTCCCCTCCTTTTTCCCTTTCCATTTCAGGTTCGGCTCATGTTGGTGGATTTTTGTCAAAGACGTCCTGGGATCCTAAAGACACATTGTTTCGGCCTTGTGGCTGGAGACAAGTGTCATGATATCGCCGACCATTTCAGCTATGCTGGGTCGGGGTGTCACAAGAAGATTGAGTGATTTAAGGGACTGCCTGAGGTGCAATTGAACGAGAAGTTTGTGATCTTGGAGCGGTGACGTGACACCGAATAAGAAGAAAAATGTATATTCGAGAAATGTGTAACTCTTGATTACATATAGAATGAGAATACCTAAATGAGTTAAGGATGTCCGTTAAGGACTGAGATTAGAGCACTCGGAACAATACGATTATGAATTACGGTTCTTGGTCAGTGAGATCTGCGAGAGAAACAATTGTTGTTGCATTAAGAGATCTTGGCAATTTAGGAAGTGCTCGTGATACATAAGTTGTGTGTAGTCATGTAATTATGATTGAACAAGACGGTTAAGTTCAAATTATTTATAATAAAGGTCTTATCTACAAAGTCTTCGAAGAAAAAATCTTATCTATAAAGTCTTTGCATTGTCCATTTTCTAAGTTTTTCATTTGGTCCTCTACGATAAATATCGTTTACAGGTTGAGATTTTAGGAAGACTGTCTCCGTGGTTTAATTTTGTATTGAATTATTGTCTTCGTAATCAACAAAACGCTTCTGTGCAACTTTACAAAAATAATTATGTCTTTTTCTTTTTCGTATTTGTGTGGTTATACAGAGAATCCGAACTTTCATTAAAGTTATGTTTTTTCCATTATAAATTTCGACAATGCAAATTTCGGTTTAAAAATTCTTTTACTCAAAACAACCAAACGCTTAATCTAGAAAGATGTCAGAGCAAAGAGATAGCGGCATCATCTCGTTTTGAGGATAGGGCAACTAGACGTCGCAAGAGTGTTAGGTGATGCAGAAAGTTCGGCTGATATTATCTTTAAAACAACCTTCGAGTGAATAGAAATCTATCTTTCTAAAATCATAGAAAGTCCGAGCCCATTGTTTAGACTCTCTGGGGAAACCTCTATGGCCCTCGGCACCATTAACCTCTTGAAACACACTTATAAGTCCGTAACCTTTACTGAATTTGTGGAAATTGTAAGAGAAAGATTCCATATGTTCACAACTAGGGAAATTCCATTATCAACAGCTGGTTAGCATCTTGGGCTTACTAGTGCCGACAAACAAGATTTCATCAACCAAATAGACTTTTCCAAAGTTTTGTTACAATCCCTGAGATAAACATTGCAATGACACACAAATCAAGATTGCTTGGAAAAGTCCACAGAGAGTTCCACAAAGAGCACCAAGTCCAACGCGAAGGTTTTTAGCAAATGGGTTGTTTTCGGCGTAGTACAATCTTTGCAGTTCCTCTAGTTACTTGGAGTTTATGGCAAAGACTCTAACGAAACCAACAAACAATTAACATATAAGAAATGACCATGAATTGGAAGAAAAAGGTAAGGGACAATAGAAAGATGCCCTGCTAAATATGGCCAAGTTCAGAAAAATTGTCACTAGATTCTATTAAGTAGGCTTTGAAGTTTTACCAGAAACTGGAGCATGTCGATGATCTGTTACAGGTAACCAAAAAAAAAAAAAATTCATACTCTCTTCTCCCTTGATGATGTATATGCAAGGCAGAGCCCTTGAGATTCCACTGATGTGGCTTGTTTTGTTTTATAATCTTTGGCTGAAGTACATGTTCATGAAATATCTTGAGGGGTTGAATCCACTTAAGATCACTGCAAAAATTGGAGAAACAAACTTTAAGATGACATTCTTTCAAAAAAGAGGCATCTGTGAAACCAATGAATGATTTAAAGCTTACAAATAGGGGACAGGACAATCACGATCCCAATTGGGTAGAGGAAGAATGTTGTTCGTTCCAAAAATGGAAGCACTGGTATTAGATTCAAGCAATGTTGTTAGCTCAATAGTTATATCAGTTGTGAAAGAAAGAATCTTTGAGACTTACCGTCATATCCTAGGAAGTTAAGATAATGGTAATACGAAGCCCCGACCATGAAAAGCAGATTCGAAAGTAGCAGAGCGATGAACCCATGAGTTATCAGGAGTGGTGATAAGAAATAATGAACGACTGTAGCAATACAAGAAGAAACTATAAGTCATAAATCTATTTCAAAACTGAGTGATGTGTTTAAAGGAGTAATTACCGTAGAGCAGCACAAACATCGGAAAGAACGAGTTGCAGTGAACATCAAACGTATACAGCCTACAGAGAAACACATACAAGGCATGTCATAAACAAGCTCACACGGATAGAGAGAAACTATGATAAGGAATATGGATATTGAACAATAAAACCAAAAAAAAATCTTTTTGTGTAGTATCGAGTTGAAAGATAAGAATCGGTCAATAAACTAACCATTCAACACGTTGTTCCACCACATGACTGTTAGGAGCCTCCTCGCGAAGGTAAGAGTTCGTCAGAAACCTGGGAAGTCGTATCTCAAGTTAGAGAAACTGTCAATTTTGATATAAGAAACCACTTGAGAGATTCAGTGTTAGTTCTCAGGAGTGTTTGTCTTGCACTATATAAAATGATTAAAACAGTAATAGTAGCATAACAGTGACACGAGCAGCAATAGCAGACGTTGGATGCAACATAATATTTAAGCGATGTGACGAGTTTGCCCATGCACCGATAGAAATCACTTACCAACAGCATGTAGCTATAACTGCTCCAGTGATTAAGAAATGGGTGAGGAACACTGATACAACCACGACGACAGCATGAGAACCACTATGGTCATACCTGAAGCAGAGACAGAAGATTACAATCAATAACGGAAAAAAAAAAAATAGAACAAATTCGTTATCCAAGGCAATATTTTTATTAACTATCACACTCTACAAACTGCAAATTAAACAAAATACTTACGTGGCACAGTAGGCTAAAGTTGCAACAATAAGAAGCAGGCTACAGATCACAATAAAAGCAGGGTCATCACGTGCCCATTGGTTTTTCGTTTCTGAGAGAGAGAAAGAACAATGGAAATTAAAGCAAACGCACTTAAAATTTTACAAACTTATACCAAACGTTTAGCTTATTTTTAACTGGCACTAGCATTAAGTATAAGGAGAAGCCAATAAATAAAAAAAAAGGCAAAAGAGAAAATCACAAGGAGATGATTCTCTGCAAGTAACATATTCAGATTAAATAATCCCTGACCATACAGTGATAGTAAAACTTGGATGGCTCAAGATCCTTTCAGTAACAGAAGGGTATAGTGTATAAAAGCAAAAAAAAAGCTTGGTAATGAAAGTTGAGCTTACGTTTGTGATACTTGGTGTGTTGATAGCTGGTACCATAGCGTCCACATGAAAAAAACATACAAAAGTAAGAGAACAAGAACTATAAATATGTAATACCTTAGCCAAAAAGTTCCCCAACTTGTTGGATTCGACTAGGACAAGTTATAAAACTCTCTTTAACGTCCAATTGCAAAGAAGAAAGTGAAACCATCTCAAACTCTATTAACCTAGAAACTTAAATGATTAACGAGTTCTGAGTCTAATCTAATCTTACCATCTTATCAAATGCAACAGCTTAAAGGTTGAATTAAAAAAAAAAAAAAAAAATGAAACTTTCAAAGAGACTTACACAACTTTGGGGGATGTACAAAGGTTAAGCATCTGCCAGAAAGTATATTCAACATCCATTTGCTGCCACTGCAATGAACAAAGGGAACGTTTCAAGGAAAACGAGAATATGATGTAACAACATTATCTACAACATGATAAGAAACGAAAAATGTATTGTTTAACTATCAGATCATCATAATATCAGAAATCGCTGAACCTAGAAACGGAGCTAAGCTACGAACGAAGGACGGACGCAAACTAAAGCTAAATCCGATTCGTGTTCTCCACTATCAGACCATAATTTTCAATCGAGAATCGAGACGAATCTGAGATCAAATCGACGATTGGGGGAAGCATGAGATGTAACGAGGAAGAGAACCTTGACGATACGGCGAAAATACTGAAGGAACATTGGGTTGGCTCGGGATGAAGAAGGCGAAGAGCGAGATCTGGAAGTTGTGGGCAACATCTTCTCCTCCCTTTGTTCCTGATCTTCTTCTTTTTCTCTCCTCCTAGTCGTCTTCCCTCTCGATGTTTGATCCGAGATCTCTCTCTCTCTTCTCGCGTTTCCCTTTTGGTTTGTTTTCGGTTTAGGCGGATGATTGATTGTTATTATTGATAGCTTCCTACTGCTACCGCACCAAACGCCTTTTTTGCCTTTGCAGTTTTGCGTTTGATTCAAAACGTTTCATGTTTTGAGGCCTAAAATAAACAATGTTTTGAAAACCGGATACTGATTTGATATTCTTACTGATTGACTGGTTGGATCGGTTCAACCAGCTCGAACTGAGCTTTTATTTTGTAAAAATTAAATATATATAATCATATATTTATACTATATGAATCTTAAAAAGTAACTAGATTTTGACCCGCGATTTCAAATCGCGGGATTATTTTCTAAAAAAACTTTAATTTTTGATATTTTATTTTTTGTTGTGTTAATATTTTTATTTTTGGCACATATATACTATAAATTATATTAAATTTTAACCCATTCTAAAGATATACTATGTAAAAAATATATTAATTATTCTCATATTTTTTTAATTTTGGTATATATATGTTTTCGATGCCATGAATATTATAATAATTTATTTTATATAATATTATGTAATTTATATAATGAAAATAAATTTTTCTAACCCAATAAATTTTCATGTTTATCAATTATTCCAATTACTTCATTTTTATCGAACTGTATTTCAAAATACTAAACAACCGATTTTTTTTGAAATATCAATACTATGAAAATAGTAATCATTTTATTTAAATAAAATTTATATGGTTTAATTTCCAACTGATTTTATATTATAACCTGAAAAGAAAAATTCATGCTGTAAAATGAGATATGTTAGTGTAAATAAATCCATAAATGATTTAATGTTAAAAACACCTACCTAATAGCAATAATTAATTGCTTATTTATAAACGAACTAAACACTTATTATTTACAAATAATCTAAACAAACTTGTATATTATGTAAACAAAATTATTTTCAAAAGATTTGTTTCCTTATTAAATGAGTGAAATTAATTGAAAAGATCTTTAAAATAAGCAATGGCATGACAATGTAAATAAATTGAAAACTAATGGCAGAATCCTATTAGGGATTTTGCTTTAATAGTATAGATTTATATGGTTTAATTTCCAACTGATTTTATATTATAACCTGAAAAGAAAAATTCATGCTGTAAAATGAGATATGTTAGTGTAAATAAATCCATAAATGATTTAATGTTAAAAACACCTACCTAATAGCAATAATTAATTGCTTATTTATAAACGAACTAAACACTTATTATTTACAAATAATCTAAACAAACTTGTATATTATGTAAACAAAATTATTTTCAAAAGATTTGTTTCCTTATTAAATGAGTGAAATTAATTGAAAAGATCTTTAAAATAAGCAATGGCATGACAATGTAAATAAATTAAAAACTAATGGCAGAATCCTATTAGGGATTTTGCTTTAATAGTATAGATTTTATGTATTGACCGATATATTTATTTATTCTTACAATTAAAATCTCAATTTGTATAAATATAGCCAAATGAAAATAGTATGTGAGAGCTAAAAAATAGAATTAAATGGAAAACCAACTAAATAGTGATAGTTGATAATGAAATATTATATTTTAATAATAAATGAAAACACATTAATTATATGTTAATTTTTTTAGAACCTGGTTTTGAAGTTTCCCCCGTTCATTGTTTTTACCAATTTTTTCAAATCCAGGAATCGGACTCGGTTTCTTCAACGAGTCACAGTCGGACCGGGAACCTCAGTCCAGTTTTCAAAATACTGAAAATAAGGTTCATAATCCGTTAATTAATTTGGGTAAAGGACAATAAAATGATACAAAACGTTTCGTAATTTATACGATAAATCACATCTGTAATTCAGCAATAACAAAGTCGTCGAGTCCACAACGGTTGGTTCTCAAAGACAAAAGTAAACAAGTCTCAGACTTGACGTTTATGAATAGAAATGATGCCTAAAAAAATGCAGAAACTCATGCAACTTTGGGAACTGCGATAGATTCCGAGGTAGGCACTGTCACGGACCGCAACAGCTCTAACGAACAAACAAGGCCTAGGAAATGAGAAAGCAAGGTGTTTGCCGATGCCTGCAACAAAACCCCTCACAAGTCTTTAAAAAAAATCTCACTAGTCTTTGATTAGCAATGTGATTAAAGATAAAAGCATATGTGCTCAAAATACCTGAACGAGGAAGACATCAAGAGCAAGAACGGGACTGTATCCTTGAGAGACTCCTTGGTAGAAAGGGCTTGCTGAAGTTGTCAAAGCCTTTGCAACCAAAAACCCAACAGTTGCTTGCATCCCTAGAATCGCTGCTCCCATTCCAACAAGATTTACCATTATCCCACTTCTCAACCCTTTCACAACATCAGCACGAGGAGGGGCCTGAAAAACAATACATACAACCACCCATGATTTTTAAAAAATTGGATCTTTTTCATTATCAAACTGTTGTTACACTTTGGTGTAGGCATTGACAAGCTACAATGAATGAAGAAGGGTACCTTGGCAGGGTCAGCGGCAGTTCGACGGAGCCTCTCAGAGAGACGAATATAGCCAAAGGACCAGAAGACGGAGACAAAAGCAGCAGCGATCCCACTTGCTGTGGCGTAGAAAGTAGCAGGTGAAGTGGGTTTGCCAGTTACAGCAACGGAGAAGGATAGAATGACAGCCGCCACAAGGGTCGACACAAGCTGCCCCCAGAAACCAATACTCCCCAGCCTCTTGAAGTACCTTGAAGTCTTCTCTAATCTCTTTGCCACCTGTCACAACCACTAACGCTTTCTTTTACACCAATCTTGAAAATCATTCTACACTCAATCAAGATTCGAGAAGGAAGAGAAGAACCTGAGCGAGCTTTGCCTTGTCGACCTCACTATCACCGGAAATGGAACCAGGAGACGTTGGATAGGAAGATGCTACTGTGAATGGTGCGAGACTAGGCTTAGATCCTCTGATTTGGAAACCATGGAGAAGCGGAGAGGAAGGCGATTGGTATGAAGAGATTGTCCCTCTTCTCTTCGGCGAAATGAGCGGGTTTGGAGCCAAGCGGAGGGGATTAAACGAGGGGAAGAGGCGAGCTGGGAGGCGGTGGTGGAAACCTGGCCGCAGAGCGACGGCGGATACGCCGGAGGAGCTCGCCGTCGGCATATGCAGTGACGGCATGTTTTCTCTTTTGCGTTAAATGAGTAAAGTTGGGGGACTTGTGCTTTTAGGACATCTTATTGCAATGGGCTCTTTTTGCTACCTAACGGCCTTTCAGATCATATTTTGATTTTTCTCTTTTTCTTAAGTTTTTTTTCTTTTTTTTGTTTTTGCCTACTAAAATCAAAACAAGAGATTACAAAGTCATTTATAAGATGATAGAAACAAATTGTTACATAGTTATTATACTCATTTACTGAGTATGAGGTAATCATCCTACTACTATTTGATGGGTATGCTTTCTTTACATACATTTTTTAAATCTCTAAATCACATATATCTCATGTCCATTGCTTCTAATCTAGTGATGGTTCTAGACTTCTAGGAAAGCACTTTGATACCAATTAGTCAGTATCAAGACATTTGATGATATAATAACCTTTGCAATAATCTTTATTTGACTCTAACACTTTTTATGTGCCAAAGATGAGAAAGTGGTATAGATGATCACAAACCATTCATTCTGCCACAGTCGACTTGACTCCAATCATACCAACAGACATAAAAATCCAATATCATACTAAAGGCAAGACCGTTGTCACTGTCAAATCTGTAGCGTCTATGTTACTGCTTAAGAGAACTAATGGTTGAGATCTCAAAATGTTATGTGCTAGTGCTACCAATTGTGA
It encodes:
- the LOC106313818 gene encoding protein unc-50 homolog, translating into MLPTTSRSRSSPSSSRANPMFLQYFRRIVKWQQMDVEYTFWQMLNLCTSPKVVYQHTKYHKQTKNQWARDDPAFIVICSLLLIVATLAYCATYDHSGSHAVVVVVSVFLTHFLITGAVIATCCWFLTNSYLREEAPNSHVVEQRVEWLYTFDVHCNSFFPMFVLLYVVHYFLSPLLITHGFIALLLSNLLFMVGASYYHYLNFLGYDVLPFLERTTFFLYPIGIVIVLSPILILSGFNPSRYFMNMYFSQRL
- the LOC106315504 gene encoding protein TIC 21, chloroplastic-like isoform X1 encodes the protein MPSLHMPTASSSGVSAVALRPGFHHRLPARLFPSFNPLRLAPNPLISPKRRGTISSYQSPSSPLLHGFQIRGSKPSLAPFTVASSYPTSPGSISGDSEVDKAKLAQVAKRLEKTSRYFKRLGSIGFWGQLVSTLVAAVILSFSVAVTGKPTSPATFYATASGIAAAFVSVFWSFGYIRLSERLRRTAADPAKAPPRADVVKGLRSGIMVNLVGMGAAILGMQATVGFLVAKALTTSASPFYQGVSQGYSPVLALDVFLVQASANTLLSHFLGLVCSLELLRSVTVPTSESIAVPKVA
- the LOC106315504 gene encoding protein TIC 21, chloroplastic-like isoform X2, giving the protein MPSLHMPTASSSGVSAVALRPGFHHRLPARLFPSFNPLRLAPNPLISPKRRGTISSYQSPSSPLLHGFQIRGSKPSLAPFTVASSYPTSPGSISGDSEVDKAKLAQVAKRLEKTSRYFKRLGSIGFWGQLVSTLVAAVILSFSVAVTGKPTSPATFYATASGIAAAFVSVFWSFGYIRLSERLRRTAADPAKAPPRADVVKGLRSGIMVNLVGMGAAILGMQATVGFLVAKALTTSASPFYQGVSQGYSPVLALDVFLVQTCEGFCCRHRQTPCFLIS